The Desulfonatronovibrio magnus region ATGCCTGCGCCTTCTTTCCAGTGATGGACAAGAGACTCCTGGTTCTCAAAAGTAATGGCGTAAAATTCCCTGAATTTTCTAAGTATGGGTAAAATCATATCTTTCCTGCCTCCAGCACATCCCTCGCTACTATTTCCGGTGCTGTGTCATGATCCATGAGATGGGCTTTGAGGATAATCCTGTGCTTTTCCATCCAGGCCCCCTGACGTACTTCCACGGTCATTTCAAAGTATTCAGGCTGAAATGAAATATATGGCAGCACAGTAGTGTAGGTGGCCATATCCAAGCCGACTCTGTTGAGAAGTTCGTTGGGATGAGTAATGCTTTGGCTCTGGCGCAGGCGGCTGATCTGGTCCCAATAATGTTCAAGCTCCGGTAAAACGGCCAGAACAATGGTTTGAGACGCCGTATTGATGTCTATGGCATGGTACGCACTCCAGACAGTTAATTTGCTGCTAATCCAGCTTGCAGAAATATTTTCCAAACCTGGCACAAGTTTGAGTTCTTCAGGACGGTCTGGAATACGTTCCGGAGGTTGAAAGGGCAGTGCATCCGACAGTTGCAATACAGAAAAATCATTATGTGGCCCCATTGGCTCTGAAGCACCTATCCAGTACAAAAGGCTGTTCATTTCATTTAGAGAAAGGCCTTGTGTTGTAAGAAGATTGTAAATGGCTTGCCTGAATCGTTCTCCCACTGCTTGAGTCTCAGTGGCAGCTCCAATATTGATTTTGGAAGCGCAGGGGATTATGGAGATGTACAGTCCCTGATCAGACCAGACAATGGGCTGAAAACCCAGTTCCTCAGCTTGCTCCTGATGCATGGCAAACAGGTTCAGGCCGGTTTTGATTCCTTCCCGAGCCATGACGGATGCTTTGTATTCAAGAAGCAGCATGGACATTTCCCGTGAGGTAACTGCTGTTTTTTCGCCTGCCCGCAAAACAACAACTGACAGGCTCAACAGTCCGGCAAGGACTAATATCAGGGCTGCTCCCTTTTCTCTTGTGCTGCTCAGGCTATTGTATTTTCCGGGCATTTTCAATAATTGCAAAAGGTTTTTGATCTTTAAACTGTATTCGCAGGCGTAAACCCACAGGTTCCCCTCTCTCAGCAATTAAAAGCCAGTTGTCTAAACTGATCCACCTGTCTTGAGTCATACAGAAGAAATCCAGCTCATAGCTGTTTAAATCTTGATGAATAATCTGTTCAGCACTGTAGAGTAGCTCTTCATTTTCCTCAGACCTGACTATTTTGCCATTGGAAAAATTCCAGTTCACTGTGACAGGCAAAGGATTTGAAGTTAGAATATTGTGAGAAGTTATCAGGCTGAATCCTGAGGTTTCAGGTTTGATGGAAGTTCTTACTTCCATGTTTTTAATATCCCGGTGTATAATTCTGCGCAGCGCTGCTTTGTGAATGCTGCTGTCTCGCTCTTCAAGCAAAGCCTGGCTTGTCTGAATTCCCTGGTTTATAACTGAAGCCAGAATAGCGGACAGGATGCCGGCAATGATTAGCCCTGCCAGAACTTCTACCAGGGTAAAGCCTTTGATGTTCAATTTACCGAAGGCCATGACCATCGAAATACTGTTTCGTCGATCCTGGTTTCCAGACCAACCCATTCAGTCATATGACTGTCCCGGGAGATGTGAATGGTCCTCCATGCAATCTGAGATTGATATTGGTCTTGTGTCCATATGCCTGTAGGACGGGCAAGCTCATCCATGTCTTTCCTGACGGAAATATCCTGAAAGAAGTTGATGTTTTCCCACACAGCATTGTCTCTACTATACAGATCTAAGCTGTAACCCTGAATTCTGAATAAGGCAGATATGAGTATAGTGCCGACCAGCAGGGCCACAATGATTTCCACCAGGGAAAAACCTTCCTGATTGACCATTTGTAACTGTTCACCACATTTTTTCATTTTATGTAAAGCCTGCATCCTGATTGGTTTTCGCCATTGCTGCCTGTTTGACCAGCCGTGAGCCCGTAAGTAACTTACTCCTGAAACTATGACATAAAAAAACAAGAATATTTAAACCGCAAAGGCGCCCCGGTTGAATGCCCTTCGGGCTTGCTCTTCGAGCAATTCAACTGGGCAGGCAAAGGACTCAAAGTTAAAGATAATAAAGAAAATATTTTTTTGGAAACCGGGCATCGGTTTTCAAAAAGGCTGTCTTTTCATTTGCCGTTCCCCGGCAAATGAAAAAACTTCTTTCTTCCTTTGCGCCCTTTGCGTCTTGAGTGAGTCTTCGAACGGGCGGTTCAAATATCTTTTTTGGAGTTGCTGGTAAAGCCCGCGTTAGTCAAAATCATGGATATGAAGACGGACTCTCAGCTACGTGAATAAGTTACTGGTTTTGACTTACGGGCTCACGGCTGGGAGTTTGCAGCAACAGAAAACAAACCAGGATGCAGGCTGTCCTCAAAGCATGGTGAATAGATACGTTCATTTAATATTTTACTCTGATTGAATCATCAGACATGACAGAGGCTCAGAGCGCATTGATTCACCAGTGCTTAGAACCAGTAATACTTCATCCATGTGGCCTGTCGGGTAGATAAAAAAGTTTGAAGGACCGGACAATGCCTGCTGGCTGTTAACCATAATCCTTGAAACAGGCGCGGAAAGTCTGAGCCTTTCATCCTGCCACTGGAAATAGTCCTGACCAGGAGCAAAACTGATTTTTTGACGCACGCCGCTTTCAATGGCTGCCTGACGGATGGCAGTCAGGTGAGAGTTCAGTGTCTGCCAGGAATCCGGGGTTGCCCGGGTCAAGTCAAGACGGGGCAATAAAGCGAACCAGCCGAGGCTGAATATTAAAAGAACTATGAGCAGTTCCACAAGAGTGAGTCCCCTATTCAAGGATCCATCTCCCAGTTTCTTATTTCGCTGTTAAATCCTGACCCTCCTTCCCTTCCGTCAGCACCGAGGCTGATGATTTCAAAGTCGCGTCCCTGAGCGCCTGGAGAACGGTATATATAGTCGTTACTCCAGGGATCTTTTGGTACGGTTGAGGTTTCAAGGTATCCGCCTTGCCGCCAGTTGCGCGGCTCAGGTCCTCTCTCAGGCTGCTGGATCAGGGCCTGCAGTCCCTGTTCCGTGGTGGGATACATTCCGTTGTCTAAGCGATAGAAGCGCAGGGCTGATTCCAGAACCCTGATATCCATTTTAGCCTTGGTGACTCTGGCTTCATCGGGACGGTCCATGATTCTGGGCACCAGCAGACCAGCCAGAAGTCCCAGAATGACCACAACAATCATAAGTTCTATGAGGCTGAAACCGTGTGTCTGATGTTTACGCATGTTTACCTGGTCAAGCGCGCTTAGATGTGACGCTTTTAGCTATAAAGATGTTAATAAATATTTTCCCAGTGCGGAGGAATGTCTTTTCGAATATTATCGCGCTGGGGAAGCTTTTGGGGAAAATTCATTTTATCTAATCCGGGATTAGGAGTCCACCACAGGTAATATCCGCGGCCTTCAACATATCTTGCCCAGAGTGCATGCTGATCTGTGATCATGACCGGGTCTGCAAGGATATATTCAGCGCCTGCCCATGTAAATCCACCGTAAATGTCAACACTGATTTCTTCAGGATCAGTCAGAGTTTGATGCTGGGATAAGTTTCCGTCAGCCGCCCTGTAAAATGTTTCCCGGCCTGCAATTTCCACCACCTTGATGGTCATTGTATCCTGGTCAGCTACGACTGTAAACTCAGGTTTGCCCATGAAGGTTTTTTTGATATACTGAAAATCAGGGTACATATAATAAAGAAGTCGGTCGTCAAGGACAAAGCTGCCATAGAGTTCTGAGAAGCTGGCTTTGGAGGCTGATGGAATATCCCAGGCAGTCTGGGAGGGCAGATTGTTGTCCAGGACAAGTGTTGCACCAATAAAATCAGCCTGCTGGAATATGCCTCCTGGAATAAGAACCTGTTCAAGAATTTCATAGTCGTCCACAGTCCATAAAGTAAGCCAGCCTGCAGCATCCACCAGCACCAGAACTCCAGAGCCAGGAGAAAAAACCATCTGCAGCGGATCATAGCGCAGCGTTGCAAGGTGTTCAAGTTCATTTCCTGTTTTGCCGACCCATAGTCTTCTGCCTTCATCCACGATGGCGATATGGTTTCCGAAACGAGACAGGGCAGTTAGAAATACCGGCCCAGGCGCTGAGATTTCATGTATTCCGGCGCACCTGTCTAAGTCAAACAGTGTCAGCTTTGATTTATCCTCGCCTGCTGCAGCCAGGTATGGTCCATACCCGTCCCACCAGACGCCACGGACATTTTCCCGGGCAGGAAGCACAACTCCGGAGCAGGATTGCCGGCCTAAAATGCGGATGCTCCCGTCCGTATAACCGGTTGCAAGGTAGTCAGGCCCTCCTTGAAAAGAGGTAACATTATTGTCCAGAATAAGAACCGGACGTTCTCTGACAATGAGATATAAAGCTTCAGGTTCTCCGTTGTCCATAGGTGTAAACAGGGTCTCAACAGGCGAGTGCTGCCTGTTTAAAGCTGTATTGATGAAAGCTTCAAAGCTCTGGGGGGGGCCAAAAGGAGCTTCAGGGGTGATAATCGGCTCTGCTCTTTCCTGGGTGTGAACAGATTTTGGAGCACATGCTGATAAAGCAAGCAGGATTACAAGTATGAGTGTAAGACCAGGCATCTGCTTAATGACGGAAAAAAGATGATGTAAGTTGAGTATCTGCATAATGGTTTGTTTTTAAAAAACAGGAAATAATTCAGGCCTTTGGAAGTTGCACAGGGACTTGCTCGTAAATTTACTCAAAGGCTCTGTCCTGGGCCGCCCGGGTGAGGAGCTTCTAAGTAACTAAAACCAAATAAGTAATAAATTCAAAGTAATATGGTTTTGCCATACAGATTACTTCGGTCGCTTAGGCTCCCTCGTGGGTGACAAGTTTTCAGCAACTACATCCCTGACAGCTCAGCTGTCATTGCGAGCGAGTCTTCGAGCGCGGCAATCTCTAACGTGTTAAGGTTGATTTTTTAGTTACTCACAAGTTCGGTCCCGGACCGCCCGGGTGAGGAGCTTACAAGTAACTATAATCGTTTTGCTTATAAAATCAGATGTTTACAGTTTTCACATTTTTACGATTTTTGCTTATGGTTGATGCACATTTGCCAGAAAAGTTCCGTCAAAGATGGAAACTTTGCGCCTGGCACAGCTTCCTGCCCGGAGGGGGACTGTCCCTCGCTGTGTAAATTTTTTCATTAAGGCAAATTTCTTCCAGGAACCAATGCAACATCAATCATTTTTTATAATCCCTCGCGGGGACTGTTCCAATTTACAGAAAAGTGACAGAGTCGTAAAGTTACTCTCACGTTCGGTCCCGGGCCGCCCGGGTGGGGAGCTTACAAGTAACTACAATCGTATATGTAATAAATTCAGAGCATTATGGTTTTACCATGCAGATTGCTTCGGTCGCTTAGGCTCCCTCGTGGGCGACAGGTTTTGAGCAACCACATCCCTGACATCTCAGGTTTCATTGCGAACCGTAACTTTTAACTTTCAAGTTTTCATTGAATTTGCACCAGAATATATATAGATCTGAGTCTTATCAGCATTTTAATCAACATGTCGTGGCGACTATAGAAATCATGCTAATTTAAAAACCGGAGAAACAGGAGATTACTTTATGAAATGTGATTATGATTCTTCCTGGAGCTCAGCTTCAGGGATTGCAACGCTGGCTTTGTTTGTTTTTTCCGTACTTTTTTTTCTGCCTGCTGCACCGGTTGCAGCCTGCACCACCATCCTCATTGGGCCGGAGGCCACTGAGGACGGATCCCTTATCATTGCCCGTAATGAAGACAATGCCGGAGCATCAGATGCTCAAAATATCATCCGGCATGCTCCACGCAGCGATGCGCAAGTATTTTTTGCCAATGATAATGATTTTACCTGGCCTATGCCTCCCAATGCCTTAGGATATGTTGCTTTTCCCAAATGGCAGTCCCAGGGCAAAACAAACCTTTCTTTTGAAGAAACCGGGGTTAACGACTATGGCGTATCCATTTCAGCCACTGAAACCATTTTCAACAGCGAATCCATTCTGGCCATAGATCCCTATGTGCAGGGAACTGGTATTACGGAAGACTCCATCACTTCGGTTGTTCTGCCCTACGCAACGTCTGCCCGGGAAGGCATTCGCCTTTTGGGGCATATGATTGAAAATGCAGGAGTAAGCGATGATGGTTTTGGAGTAGCACTCAGCGACCGTAATGAGATTTGGTACCTGGAAACAGCATCCGGCCATCACTGGGTAGCTCAGCGACTGCCTGCAGACACTTTTTTTGTGTCTGCCAATCAGGGCCGTTTTCAGGAGCTGGATTTTCAGGATCCCATGAATGTCATGACCTCTCAAGGATTTGAAGAATTTCTGATTCAAAACCATCTTTACAGCCCGGAAAAAGAGGCTTTCAATTTTTTCAAATGCTGCATCAGCAACAGCAAGGACGATCATACCTACAATTATCCACGAGTGCGTGAATTGCTGCGTCTTTTCTCCGGCATTGAGTATGAGTATCAGGACGGCCTCTTTCCGGTTTTTGTCCAGCCGAAACGTAAACTAACTGTACAGGACGTTGCCGAGGGCCTGCGCAACCGCTACCAGGGAACACCACACGATCCCTATATGAATGAGAACCCCAAAGAAGTTTACCGACCTATTAGCGTCATGCGCGCATCCCTTTCCCATATTACCCAGACGCGTCCTGATTTACCCCGTGATATTGCGGTTATCAACTACATAGCCCTGGGTATGCCCGATCTTGGAGTTTATATGCCTTTTTATAAGGGATTGATAGATTTGCCTTCTGCTTATCAGGGAGCTACCGGGCAGA contains the following coding sequences:
- a CDS encoding prepilin-type N-terminal cleavage/methylation domain-containing protein yields the protein MNRGLTLVELLIVLLIFSLGWFALLPRLDLTRATPDSWQTLNSHLTAIRQAAIESGVRQKISFAPGQDYFQWQDERLRLSAPVSRIMVNSQQALSGPSNFFIYPTGHMDEVLLVLSTGESMRSEPLSCLMIQSE
- the gspG gene encoding type II secretion system major pseudopilin GspG — encoded protein: MRKHQTHGFSLIELMIVVVILGLLAGLLVPRIMDRPDEARVTKAKMDIRVLESALRFYRLDNGMYPTTEQGLQALIQQPERGPEPRNWRQGGYLETSTVPKDPWSNDYIYRSPGAQGRDFEIISLGADGREGGSGFNSEIRNWEMDP
- a CDS encoding prepilin-type N-terminal cleavage/methylation domain-containing protein, whose amino-acid sequence is MKKCGEQLQMVNQEGFSLVEIIVALLVGTILISALFRIQGYSLDLYSRDNAVWENINFFQDISVRKDMDELARPTGIWTQDQYQSQIAWRTIHISRDSHMTEWVGLETRIDETVFRWSWPSVN
- a CDS encoding type II secretion system protein GspK, whose protein sequence is MPGKYNSLSSTREKGAALILVLAGLLSLSVVVLRAGEKTAVTSREMSMLLLEYKASVMAREGIKTGLNLFAMHQEQAEELGFQPIVWSDQGLYISIIPCASKINIGAATETQAVGERFRQAIYNLLTTQGLSLNEMNSLLYWIGASEPMGPHNDFSVLQLSDALPFQPPERIPDRPEELKLVPGLENISASWISSKLTVWSAYHAIDINTASQTIVLAVLPELEHYWDQISRLRQSQSITHPNELLNRVGLDMATYTTVLPYISFQPEYFEMTVEVRQGAWMEKHRIILKAHLMDHDTAPEIVARDVLEAGKI
- a CDS encoding PulJ/GspJ family protein, whose protein sequence is MVMAFGKLNIKGFTLVEVLAGLIIAGILSAILASVINQGIQTSQALLEERDSSIHKAALRRIIHRDIKNMEVRTSIKPETSGFSLITSHNILTSNPLPVTVNWNFSNGKIVRSEENEELLYSAEQIIHQDLNSYELDFFCMTQDRWISLDNWLLIAERGEPVGLRLRIQFKDQKPFAIIENARKIQ
- a CDS encoding WD40 repeat domain-containing protein; protein product: MQILNLHHLFSVIKQMPGLTLILVILLALSACAPKSVHTQERAEPIITPEAPFGPPQSFEAFINTALNRQHSPVETLFTPMDNGEPEALYLIVRERPVLILDNNVTSFQGGPDYLATGYTDGSIRILGRQSCSGVVLPARENVRGVWWDGYGPYLAAAGEDKSKLTLFDLDRCAGIHEISAPGPVFLTALSRFGNHIAIVDEGRRLWVGKTGNELEHLATLRYDPLQMVFSPGSGVLVLVDAAGWLTLWTVDDYEILEQVLIPGGIFQQADFIGATLVLDNNLPSQTAWDIPSASKASFSELYGSFVLDDRLLYYMYPDFQYIKKTFMGKPEFTVVADQDTMTIKVVEIAGRETFYRAADGNLSQHQTLTDPEEISVDIYGGFTWAGAEYILADPVMITDQHALWARYVEGRGYYLWWTPNPGLDKMNFPQKLPQRDNIRKDIPPHWENIY
- a CDS encoding C69 family dipeptidase; translated protein: MKCDYDSSWSSASGIATLALFVFSVLFFLPAAPVAACTTILIGPEATEDGSLIIARNEDNAGASDAQNIIRHAPRSDAQVFFANDNDFTWPMPPNALGYVAFPKWQSQGKTNLSFEETGVNDYGVSISATETIFNSESILAIDPYVQGTGITEDSITSVVLPYATSAREGIRLLGHMIENAGVSDDGFGVALSDRNEIWYLETASGHHWVAQRLPADTFFVSANQGRFQELDFQDPMNVMTSQGFEEFLIQNHLYSPEKEAFNFFKCCISNSKDDHTYNYPRVRELLRLFSGIEYEYQDGLFPVFVQPKRKLTVQDVAEGLRNRYQGTPHDPYMNENPKEVYRPISVMRASLSHITQTRPDLPRDIAVINYIALGMPDLGVYMPFYKGLIDLPSAYQGATGQIDDHSMFWRSRKMQALVLQDYPLLASTAHQAIAEFEADLAVRQSSMETEYLALWQQDRNAAQKVIQEFTDQAVADLERMLDELINRFASELEMGILTDDQFFELIMDIEKKFHFHGA